The stretch of DNA CGCAGGCGCGAGGCGCGGCCTACCGATGAGTTCCAGGCCCCCGCACGGTCTCCCTCAACGTGGAAGCCATAACCCCGCCAGACCTGACCCTCACCGGCACCCTCGACCGAGAGGCCACGCACCGCCTCTGCGAGGAGGCCCGCGCCACGCTGCAAGCCAGCGACGCGGACGTCCTCGTATGCGACGTCGCAGGCGTAGGCCCGCCAGTCCTGGCGGCGATAGACGCCCTCGCCCGCCTACAACTCACCGCCCGCCGCACCGGCGGCCGGATCCGCCTCCGCAACCCGGCCCCGCACCTGCGCGAACTACTGCACCTCGTCGGGCTCCCCATTGAGATCGAGATGGGCCGGCAGGCCGAACAGCGGGAACCACCGCGGCGTGTCCAGGAAGCAGTGGAAGCCCGCGATCCGCCCCTCTGAGATCTCGATGACCTGAACCGCCCACGGCGCGAACCCGCCCTTCTCCGGGTCGGGCTTGTAGTGGGCGAAGCCCGGAGTGCCGTTGACCTCCACCGGGAACAGCTTGCTGTCGGCGCAGGAGGCGCCGATGGTCGACATGAAGCCGGTGATGTCGGACGTGCCGCGCAGCCACAGGTCGAACGGGGGCATCGTCATGATGGCGTCTTCGTGCAGCAGCGCCGTCAGCGCCGCCATGTCGTAACCCTCGAAGGCCGCGACATACCGCTCGAGCAGCTTCTGCTGTTCGTCGTCCAGGGGATCGGACACGGCCGTGTCGTCGCCCGGTCCCTCGGCCAGCGTCGCCCGCGCCCGCTGCAACGCGCTGTTGACGGAGGCCACCGAGGTGTCGAGGAGCTCGGCGGCCTCGCTGGCCTTCCAGGCGAGGACCTCGCGCAGGATCAGCACGGCCCGCTGCTTGGGCGGCAGTTGCTGGAGCGCGGCGACGAAGGCGAGCCGCACCGATTCCTTGGCCACGGCCGCCTCCGCGGGGTCGCTGACGGAGGGCAGCACGCGCGCGTCCGGCATCGGCTCCAGCCACACATTGTCCGGGCGGGGAGTGAGCGCGGCCTGCGCGAGCGGCGCCGCCGCGGTCAGGTCCATGGGGCGGGCGCGGCGGTTGCCGGCGTTCAGCATGTCCAGGCAGACGTTCGTCGCGATCCTGTACAGCCACGACCTCAGGCTGGAGCGGCCCTCGAACTTCTCGTAGCTCCGCCAGGCGCGCACCATCGTGTCCTGCACCGCGTCCTCGGCCTCGAAGGCCGAGCCCAGCATGCGATAGCAGTACCCGGTCAGCTCGACCCGGTGCTTCTCCAGCGTGACGTCCAGTTCCGACGTCGTCCCTGCGATGTCAGTCATCCCAACCCACCCCTGCGGCTGCCACGAAAGTCCCAGCACTTTGGAAGCTACCGCAGCCCACTGACAACGGCCCCCGGAGTGGGAAAACCCGCAGGCGGGAGGAGGGTCGCCCGGGGCAGCTGGTGCGCGCCCGGGACGGCTAGTGCGCGCCCGGGACGGCTAGTGCGCGGCCACAAGCCCCCGCCGAGCCCGCCGCTCCTGGACGCGAGCCACGTGCGACCCCCACACGGTGAGCGACACGACGCCGAGCACCGCGAGGAGACCCAGGCCCACCGTCCCCGCCCAGCCCCCCGCGTGGAAGGCGACCGCGCCGAGCGTGCCGCCCGCGCTTGAGCCCAGGTAGTACGCGGACTGGTAGAGCGCCGAAGCCTGCGCACGCCCCGTGGTGGCCGTACGGCTCACGGACGACGAGGCGACCGCGTGACCGGCGAAGAAGCCGGCGGTGATCAGGACGAGCCCGAGCAGCACCATGACCAGGGACTCGGAGAGCGAGAGCAACAGCCCGCCCGCCGTCGTGCTCACCGCCAGGTACAGCGCCCCGCGCCGGCCGAGCCGAGCCACCAGCTTCCCGGCGGCGGCCGACGAGACCGTACCGACGAGATAGACCAGGAAGATCGAGCCGATGATGCCCTGCGGGAGCGAGAAGGGCGCCTCGGTGAGGCGGTAGCCGATCACCGTGTAGACCGCGCCGAACACGGTCATGAACAGCGCGCCGATCGCGTACAGGCGGCACAGCAGCGGGTTGGAGAGGTGTGAACGGATCGTGCGGCCAAGGGCCTTGGGGTTGAGCGAGCCCGCCGTGAAGTGCCGCGGCGAGGGGAGCAGCGCGCGGAAGGCGAGGGCGCACAGGACGGCCACGACACCCACCACGCCCAAGGCCACGCGCCAGCCCCATGCCTGCGCGACCCAGCCGGTGATGATGCGCCCGCTCATGCCGCCGATGGAGTTCCCCGCCACGAACATGCCGATCGCGGCGACCAGCGCCTTGGGCCTGACCTCTTCCGCGAGGAAGGCCATCGCGGACGCCGGAAGCCCGGCGAGCGCCGCACCCTGCACGGCACGCAGCGCGATGAGGGCGCCGATGGAGGGCGCGAAGGGGACGAGGAGACCCACGACCACCGCGACCGTCAGCGAAACCGTCATCAGCGTCCGGCGCCCGAACCGCTCGCTGAGCGCGCTCAGGGGCAGTACGAAGAGGGCCAGCGCGCCCGTGGCGGCCGACACCGTCCAGCTCGCGGAGCTCGCGCTGACGCCGAAGTCGGCGGAGACGAGGGGGAGCAGCGCCTGCGTGGAGTAGAGGAGGGCGAAGGTGGCGACACCGGCGAGGAAGAGGGCGAAGCTCATCCGGCGGTAGCCGGGGCCGCCGGGGGTCAGCCGGGAGTCGGCTTCGGGAAAGGCATCGGTGGACGACGGAGGAAGGGCGGCCGCGTGGGTGGCGGACGCCCCGCTACTGGCAGGAGGCATGTGTCGAACGTAGGCACACGTGACTCATCCGTCCAATGCATGGACTGGCCATAATCGTTCCCATGGTGCATGAGCGCAGTTCAGAGCGGCGTCTGTCGCAGAGCAGTTACGTAGGAGACATCGGCGGCGGCGCTTCGGTGCCCGCCGAGCTGACCCCCGGTTCCTGGTCGGCCCTGCTCTCTCCCCGTCTCGCCTACTTCGCGGGAGTGGCCCGTACCGAACACGTGACGCGGGCCGCGCAGGAGATGCAGGTGCCGCAGTCGACGCTGTCGCGAGCGCTGGTGCGCCTCGAACAGGACCTGGGGGTCGACCTGTTCGCGCGCCACGGCCGTACGGTGTCGCTCACCCCGGCGGGGCGGACCTTCCTCGCCTCCGTCGAGCGGGCGCTCGGTGAGGTGGAGCGGGCCGCGGAGTCCGTACGGGCGGACGCGGATCCGGCGTCGGGCAAGGTGGCCTTCGGTTTCCTGCACACGATGGGCTCGGAGACGGTGCCCGGCCTGATCCGCGCCTTCCGCGCGGACCATCCGAGGGTCCGCTTCAGCCTCGTACAGAACTACGGGGAGGCGATGATCGAGCGGCTGCGTGCGGGCGAGCTGGATCTCTGCCTCACCTCGCCCGTGCCGGACGCTCCCGATCTCGTCGCCCGCCGGCTGGACGAGCAACGTCTGCGTCTCGTCGTGCCGGACGACCACCGTCTCGCTTCCCGGAAGCGGGTCCGCCTCGCGGAGGCGGCGGACGAGGCCTTCGTGACCCTCGAACCCGGCTACGGCCTGCGGCGCATCACGGACGACCTCTGCCAGGAGGCCGGTTTCAAGCCGCGGATCGCGTTCGAGGGGGAGGAGGCGGAAACACTGCGGGGCCTGGTGGCGGCGGGCCTCGGGGTGGCCCTCCTGCCACCACCGGCCGTCCCGCGCCCGGGAGTCGTGGAACTGACGGTGACGGGGCAGCGGGCGGTCCGCGAGATCGGCGTGGCCTGGCTGGACGGGCATCCGGATACTCCGCCGGTGGCGGCGTTCAAGAGGTTCTTGCTGGGGAGGAGGGGGCGGTTGCTGCCGGAATAGTCATGGCGCGGGGGCCTTGCGCACCCTTGATCACCGGCTTCGCCGAGTTCGTCCTCAAACGCCGGACGGGCTGAAAAAAATTCAGCTGCGGGGCAATCGGGTGGGTGGGCGGGAAGATTAGCCCCTCCGGCGTTTGAGGAGCGGGGTCTGGGGCGGAGCCCCAGTTTCGGCCGCGCTCAGTGCCGCATCGACTCCCCGAAGCCCGCGGCGAGCGGCATCCGGAGACCCAGCGGCGGCGGAGCCGCCAGTGCGTCCTCCAAGGGGCGCGAATACGCGTGCCCGAACAGCGATCCCAGGACGAAGTCCGAAGCCAGCGCCTGGACTTCGGCATGGTGCTGCTGCAACCGGTGGCCGTCGGAGTGGACTTCGAACCGGCACACTTCCCGGTTCGCCTTCTTCGCCCGCTCCGCGAGCCGGAACGAAAGCTCCGGATCGGTCCGCTCGTCATTCGTGCCGTGCACGATCAGGACCCGCCGCCCCGCGAGCTGCTTCACCGGTTCGGGCGAGGCGGCCACATCGTCCTCGGGCAGCCAGGGGGCCAGTGCGAGAACGGAGTTGACCGCGTCGTGCCCGGCGACCCGCAGCGCGGCCCGGCCGCCCATGTCCCTGCCGACGAGGCAGATGGAGACGTCGCCGTAGAGGCGGACGATCTCGTCCGCCGCCCACTCCGCGTCCCGCGCGAGCTGCGCCTGCGCCCCGTTCCACCCGCGGTAGCGGTAGTGCACGACGTGCGCCGCCAGGCCTTCGCCCCTGCCGTCGTGGGCGAGCCTGCGGCCGAGCGCGCGCACCGCGTTCGCGGCGAACGGGGACGGCTTGCGGGCGGAGGTCTCGTGGCCGCCGGGGAGCAGCAGCACCGCGCCGCTGACCGCCGAAGGACGGGTGCCGATCACGCGCCCGAGCCTGGCCGCGCGCGCGGAATCGGGCGTCGCTTGCTGTGCCATGACAGAACAGTGTCAGAAGCGATGGTGTACGCGACCCGTCCGCGGGGTCACTGTTACGTATCGACCCGTGAGATCCCCCGGGCGATCTACGCGCGTAGGCGCTAGAGTGCCGAAATGACGAGCCAGACCACCAAAGCCGGTCAGACGGACCGCGAAACGCCCAGCGCCGAACAGATCCGCCGCGCCCCGAAGGTGCTCCTGCACGACCACCTCGACGGCGGCCTGCGCCCCGGCACGATCGTCGACCTCGCCCGCGATTCGGGGTACGAGGG from Streptomyces sp. BA2 encodes:
- a CDS encoding STAS domain-containing protein, producing the protein MEAITPPDLTLTGTLDREATHRLCEEARATLQASDADVLVCDVAGVGPPVLAAIDALARLQLTARRTGGRIRLRNPAPHLRELLHLVGLPIEIEMGRQAEQREPPRRVQEAVEARDPPL
- a CDS encoding sigma-70 family RNA polymerase sigma factor, with protein sequence MTDIAGTTSELDVTLEKHRVELTGYCYRMLGSAFEAEDAVQDTMVRAWRSYEKFEGRSSLRSWLYRIATNVCLDMLNAGNRRARPMDLTAAAPLAQAALTPRPDNVWLEPMPDARVLPSVSDPAEAAVAKESVRLAFVAALQQLPPKQRAVLILREVLAWKASEAAELLDTSVASVNSALQRARATLAEGPGDDTAVSDPLDDEQQKLLERYVAAFEGYDMAALTALLHEDAIMTMPPFDLWLRGTSDITGFMSTIGASCADSKLFPVEVNGTPGFAHYKPDPEKGGFAPWAVQVIEISEGRIAGFHCFLDTPRWFPLFGLPAHLDLNGEPDEVQ
- a CDS encoding MFS transporter; amino-acid sequence: MPPASSGASATHAAALPPSSTDAFPEADSRLTPGGPGYRRMSFALFLAGVATFALLYSTQALLPLVSADFGVSASSASWTVSAATGALALFVLPLSALSERFGRRTLMTVSLTVAVVVGLLVPFAPSIGALIALRAVQGAALAGLPASAMAFLAEEVRPKALVAAIGMFVAGNSIGGMSGRIITGWVAQAWGWRVALGVVGVVAVLCALAFRALLPSPRHFTAGSLNPKALGRTIRSHLSNPLLCRLYAIGALFMTVFGAVYTVIGYRLTEAPFSLPQGIIGSIFLVYLVGTVSSAAAGKLVARLGRRGALYLAVSTTAGGLLLSLSESLVMVLLGLVLITAGFFAGHAVASSSVSRTATTGRAQASALYQSAYYLGSSAGGTLGAVAFHAGGWAGTVGLGLLAVLGVVSLTVWGSHVARVQERRARRGLVAAH
- a CDS encoding LysR family transcriptional regulator translates to MVHERSSERRLSQSSYVGDIGGGASVPAELTPGSWSALLSPRLAYFAGVARTEHVTRAAQEMQVPQSTLSRALVRLEQDLGVDLFARHGRTVSLTPAGRTFLASVERALGEVERAAESVRADADPASGKVAFGFLHTMGSETVPGLIRAFRADHPRVRFSLVQNYGEAMIERLRAGELDLCLTSPVPDAPDLVARRLDEQRLRLVVPDDHRLASRKRVRLAEAADEAFVTLEPGYGLRRITDDLCQEAGFKPRIAFEGEEAETLRGLVAAGLGVALLPPPAVPRPGVVELTVTGQRAVREIGVAWLDGHPDTPPVAAFKRFLLGRRGRLLPE
- a CDS encoding alpha/beta hydrolase — translated: MAQQATPDSARAARLGRVIGTRPSAVSGAVLLLPGGHETSARKPSPFAANAVRALGRRLAHDGRGEGLAAHVVHYRYRGWNGAQAQLARDAEWAADEIVRLYGDVSICLVGRDMGGRAALRVAGHDAVNSVLALAPWLPEDDVAASPEPVKQLAGRRVLIVHGTNDERTDPELSFRLAERAKKANREVCRFEVHSDGHRLQQHHAEVQALASDFVLGSLFGHAYSRPLEDALAAPPPLGLRMPLAAGFGESMRH